Proteins encoded by one window of Candidatus Binatia bacterium:
- a CDS encoding DUF6295 family protein has protein sequence MCTMIAKQVPIHGSGKGKDGWFEVRELNVSFDHPYHAKEEHALNIDFVNEAEGPGARVAVELTPAAARKLAETIHEILAQAEAGGHLG, from the coding sequence ATGTGCACGATGATCGCCAAGCAGGTGCCGATCCACGGCAGCGGCAAAGGTAAGGACGGCTGGTTCGAGGTGCGCGAGCTGAACGTCTCGTTCGACCACCCGTACCACGCCAAGGAAGAACACGCGCTCAACATCGATTTCGTCAACGAAGCCGAAGGCCCGGGTGCGCGCGTCGCGGTGGAGTTGACTCCGGCGGCGGCGCGCAAGCTCGCAGAGACCATTCACGAGATTTTAGCCCAGGCCGAAGCCGGGGGACACCTGGGATAA